From a region of the Armatimonas rosea genome:
- the pilM gene encoding type IV pilus assembly protein PilM has product MSILSSLFGKEVVVGLDIGSSMIKAVQIEAVRGGFRIVRAAEQKTPQGAVRDGIVISREPVAAAIRQMLQAAGITANTAVLSVAGPSVTVRQIRVPKMNEATLNKAIRYEAGKYINTNLEDAALAFEILGPAEDDPTQMDVMLVGTSREIVDSRVAVAQLADLDAVAVDIESFAIMRAIVDLSPDDFADENLRAIVDIGASHTEVIILSGPDFALTRSIPISGDTFADALKNQLRIEASEAELRKMEIDMGALITGEGTTESLEMARIVQTTIDELLREIRRSINYFQSQLTEEGVSTNLSEILLVGGSAQMRNIAAYMSARLGISTRLCDPFSSARIETSPEAEEWLQDQGPSLTAALGLAMKEHMNPVAAGKR; this is encoded by the coding sequence GTGTCTATTCTGTCCTCGCTGTTTGGAAAAGAAGTGGTGGTCGGGCTCGATATTGGGAGCTCTATGATCAAGGCCGTACAGATCGAAGCTGTCCGCGGTGGCTTTCGTATCGTCCGGGCGGCGGAGCAGAAAACGCCTCAGGGAGCGGTACGCGATGGGATCGTCATCAGCCGTGAGCCGGTCGCAGCGGCGATCCGCCAGATGCTCCAGGCCGCCGGAATCACCGCCAACACCGCGGTGCTCTCCGTAGCTGGCCCCAGTGTGACCGTCCGCCAGATCCGTGTCCCGAAGATGAACGAGGCGACCCTCAACAAGGCCATTCGCTACGAAGCGGGCAAGTACATCAACACCAACCTAGAAGATGCCGCCCTCGCCTTTGAGATCCTTGGGCCTGCCGAGGACGACCCCACGCAGATGGATGTGATGCTCGTGGGCACCAGCCGTGAGATTGTCGACTCCCGCGTCGCGGTGGCCCAGCTCGCCGACCTGGATGCGGTCGCGGTGGATATCGAGTCCTTTGCCATCATGCGCGCCATTGTGGACCTCTCCCCGGATGACTTCGCCGACGAGAACCTGCGCGCCATTGTGGATATCGGTGCCTCGCACACCGAGGTGATCATTCTCTCCGGCCCCGACTTCGCCCTCACCCGCTCGATCCCCATCTCGGGCGATACGTTTGCCGATGCGCTGAAGAACCAGCTGCGGATCGAGGCGAGCGAGGCCGAGCTGCGCAAGATGGAGATCGACATGGGCGCTCTCATCACCGGCGAGGGAACCACCGAGTCGCTGGAGATGGCCCGCATTGTCCAGACCACGATCGACGAGCTCCTGCGGGAGATTCGCCGCTCGATCAACTACTTCCAGTCGCAGCTCACGGAGGAGGGTGTGAGCACCAACCTCTCAGAGATCCTGCTGGTGGGAGGCTCGGCCCAGATGCGCAATATCGCGGCCTACATGTCGGCCCGCCTGGGAATCTCCACCCGCCTGTGCGACCCGTTCTCCAGTGCTCGGATCGAGACCAGCCCTGAGGCAGAGGAGTGGCTCCAGGACCAAGGCCCCAGCCTGACCGCGGCGCTCGGCCTCGCGATGAAGGAGCACATGAACCCTGTCGCCGCAGGGAAGCGCTAG
- a CDS encoding ROK family protein, whose translation MSILLGVDIGGTKIAVGLVDAATGQVLYKARIPTEAENGGASVLARAIELAKQVLPRAAGAEGAGVTGIGIGAGGQIDPVAGVVVNATEILPGWKGQRLKTAFEAAFALPAFADNDVNALAVGESRYGAGKDYRHLIYLGLGTGVGGALVHDGKLVHGPRGAGSEPGHLVLYPDAPPYANGTRGCLEQFTSGPAILERFGDPTLTGPELAALAHAGDTQALACLAAVGRDLGIGLATLANIYGPEAFLLGGGVIDGFGELLLAHARAELFERALPAVKETPILRAGLGTDAPLIGAAALAL comes from the coding sequence ATGAGCATACTTCTCGGGGTGGATATTGGCGGAACAAAGATCGCGGTGGGGCTGGTCGATGCGGCGACAGGCCAAGTGCTCTACAAAGCCCGCATTCCCACCGAAGCCGAAAACGGCGGCGCATCGGTCCTGGCACGTGCGATTGAGCTGGCAAAGCAAGTTCTCCCCCGTGCGGCGGGGGCCGAGGGGGCGGGGGTGACCGGAATCGGCATTGGGGCGGGGGGGCAGATCGACCCGGTCGCAGGGGTCGTGGTCAACGCCACCGAGATCCTCCCCGGCTGGAAGGGGCAGCGGCTCAAGACGGCGTTTGAGGCGGCGTTTGCACTGCCCGCCTTCGCCGACAACGATGTCAATGCGCTGGCAGTTGGGGAGAGCCGCTACGGCGCAGGGAAAGACTACCGCCACTTGATCTATCTGGGGCTAGGAACGGGGGTCGGCGGGGCGCTGGTCCACGATGGCAAGCTCGTGCATGGGCCAAGGGGCGCGGGGAGCGAGCCGGGGCACCTCGTGCTCTACCCCGATGCCCCGCCCTACGCCAATGGGACGCGCGGTTGTCTGGAGCAGTTCACCAGCGGCCCGGCGATCCTCGAGAGATTTGGTGACCCCACCCTCACCGGCCCGGAGCTGGCCGCGCTCGCCCACGCAGGCGACACCCAAGCACTTGCGTGCCTTGCCGCGGTGGGCCGTGACCTCGGCATCGGGCTGGCGACCCTCGCCAATATCTACGGCCCCGAGGCGTTTCTACTGGGCGGCGGCGTGATCGACGGCTTCGGGGAGCTCCTGCTCGCCCACGCCCGTGCGGAGCTCTTCGAGCGTGCCCTCCCCGCTGTCAAAGAAACCCCGATCCTGCGAGCCGGCCTGGGCACCGATGCACCTCTGATCGGGGCCGCTGCGCTGGCTCTTTAG
- a CDS encoding sodium-dependent bicarbonate transport family permease, translating into MQSWDLVRANLTSPMVLAFVMGLLATWLRSDLRLPAELYTVLSFYLLFSLGLKGGEELVHTPFLMVWKPALATLGLGVTVPLLAYFLLRRLGKQSVTDAAAIAAHYGSVSVVTFSAAQTMLTMGGFKPEGFLPALVALLEAPAIIVALGLARLRTGRANGEGVREALRDLLTGKSIFALVGGLLIGVICGPEGVKPVTVFFFDPFKGALTLFLLELGMVTARRLRDLRSASRFLWIYAILGPILHGSVGVLLGTSVGLSVGGSAVLGSMAASASYIAAPAAVRVALPDANPGYYLGMSLGITFPFNLTLGIPLYAALSLYLHGGHG; encoded by the coding sequence ATGCAATCTTGGGACTTGGTTCGGGCGAACCTCACCTCGCCGATGGTACTGGCTTTTGTGATGGGGCTACTGGCGACTTGGCTGCGGAGCGACCTGAGGCTACCCGCCGAGCTCTACACAGTGCTCTCGTTCTATCTGCTTTTCTCCTTGGGGCTGAAGGGAGGGGAGGAGCTGGTACACACGCCCTTTTTGATGGTCTGGAAGCCGGCACTGGCGACTCTGGGGCTTGGGGTGACCGTGCCCCTGCTCGCTTACTTTCTGCTAAGACGGCTAGGGAAGCAGAGCGTGACGGATGCGGCGGCGATTGCGGCGCACTACGGCTCGGTGAGTGTGGTGACATTCTCGGCGGCACAGACAATGCTCACGATGGGCGGCTTCAAGCCCGAGGGGTTCTTGCCGGCACTGGTCGCGCTCCTGGAAGCCCCTGCGATTATCGTCGCCCTGGGCCTGGCGCGGCTCCGAACCGGGCGTGCCAACGGTGAGGGGGTGCGTGAGGCACTGCGCGACCTGTTGACCGGGAAGAGTATCTTTGCTCTTGTCGGGGGGCTTCTGATCGGAGTGATCTGCGGCCCGGAGGGGGTCAAGCCCGTGACAGTCTTCTTTTTCGATCCGTTCAAAGGGGCTCTGACACTCTTTCTGCTGGAGCTGGGCATGGTCACTGCGCGACGCCTCCGTGACCTTCGCTCCGCGTCTCGTTTCCTCTGGATCTACGCGATCCTGGGGCCGATTCTACACGGTAGTGTAGGGGTGCTACTGGGAACGTCCGTGGGGCTCTCGGTGGGAGGGAGTGCTGTCCTGGGGAGCATGGCGGCGAGTGCCTCCTATATTGCTGCCCCCGCTGCGGTGCGTGTGGCCCTACCCGATGCGAATCCGGGCTACTACCTGGGCATGTCACTGGGCATTACCTTCCCCTTCAACCTGACACTGGGGATCCCACTCTACGCGGCTCTCTCGCTGTACCTACACGGAGGTCATGGATGA
- a CDS encoding phytanoyl-CoA dioxygenase family protein, with product MPSGPSFLTIATDCLAYFEARAAQESPAQAAFLQGADAARQWLALLQLASPDPFAAEALFAQMNAHRHFRSWSVRWHYLAEAMNTWREEEGLFSMEPIGTEADGGLKATYEQFGYVVVRQLFPPDEVAALKDEILKIVAEKGHHAGVFVGLAASSPVFAEAVRDPRLLDALEPLLGPDIEFLSDKVVYKSADLDYGSPWHQDWPYWKGAHKLSVWVALEAATKENGCLKLLPGSHKSLAEHDGTAKEGEGFGHRLAEDAVDETLALSLPCEPGDAVFFHDLTLHASHPNTSGQDRYAWIVTYRSAAEEDLTYEWSVAAAIVRGERRRAAAAVAVEEGASPE from the coding sequence ATGCCCAGCGGGCCTTCGTTTCTGACTATCGCTACGGACTGCCTTGCGTACTTCGAGGCGCGTGCGGCGCAAGAGAGCCCGGCACAGGCGGCGTTCTTGCAGGGAGCCGATGCCGCGCGCCAGTGGCTTGCGCTCCTTCAGCTCGCCTCGCCTGATCCCTTTGCCGCCGAGGCGCTCTTTGCCCAGATGAACGCCCACCGCCACTTTCGCTCGTGGAGCGTCCGCTGGCACTACCTCGCGGAGGCGATGAACACCTGGCGCGAGGAGGAAGGTCTCTTCTCTATGGAACCCATTGGCACCGAGGCCGACGGCGGCCTCAAAGCAACCTACGAGCAGTTTGGCTACGTGGTCGTCCGGCAGCTCTTCCCCCCCGACGAGGTCGCGGCGCTCAAGGACGAAATACTAAAGATTGTCGCGGAGAAGGGGCACCACGCCGGGGTCTTTGTGGGGCTGGCGGCCAGTAGTCCGGTCTTTGCGGAGGCGGTGCGGGACCCGCGCCTGCTCGATGCACTGGAGCCGCTGCTCGGGCCGGATATCGAGTTCCTCTCCGATAAGGTGGTCTACAAGTCCGCCGATTTAGACTACGGCTCGCCGTGGCACCAGGACTGGCCCTACTGGAAAGGGGCGCACAAGCTCTCGGTCTGGGTGGCGCTGGAGGCCGCGACCAAAGAAAATGGCTGCCTCAAGCTCCTCCCCGGAAGCCACAAGTCTCTCGCCGAGCACGATGGCACGGCCAAGGAGGGCGAGGGCTTCGGTCACCGCCTGGCGGAAGATGCAGTCGATGAGACTCTCGCCCTCAGCCTACCCTGCGAGCCCGGCGATGCCGTCTTCTTCCACGATCTCACGCTGCACGCATCGCACCCCAACACCAGCGGCCAGGATCGCTACGCCTGGATTGTCACCTACCGCAGCGCCGCCGAAGAAGACCTCACGTATGAGTGGTCGGTCGCCGCCGCTATCGTGCGGGGGGAGCGTCGGAGAGCGGCAGCGGCTGTGGCGGTGGAAGAGGGCGCGTCACCAGAGTAA
- a CDS encoding RNA polymerase sigma factor: MLQALKLRTQTSDAAFERLWEAQRPRIQRLATRLCGNPELAEDLTQEIGLQALAAYPTFRRQCAPTTFLYRIAVRTIHRYRDRHPAVSLEPEHAERLPDPTTLAPPDQSLTLAQALTTLPDELRTTLLLRLYEGLSCREIAAVLEIPLGTVLSRLHTARERLRKELTDDHAL, translated from the coding sequence ATGCTCCAGGCACTAAAACTAAGAACCCAGACGTCCGATGCGGCCTTTGAGAGGCTCTGGGAGGCGCAGCGGCCCCGTATCCAGCGCCTGGCGACCCGGCTCTGTGGTAACCCGGAGCTGGCCGAGGACCTAACCCAGGAGATCGGGCTCCAGGCACTCGCCGCCTACCCGACTTTCCGCCGCCAGTGCGCCCCCACGACCTTTCTCTACCGAATCGCGGTCCGCACGATCCACCGCTACCGCGACCGGCACCCCGCTGTCAGCCTCGAACCCGAGCATGCCGAGCGCCTCCCCGACCCCACCACCCTCGCGCCCCCCGACCAGAGCCTCACATTGGCCCAGGCCCTGACCACCCTCCCCGATGAGCTGCGCACCACGCTCCTGCTGCGCCTCTACGAAGGGCTCTCCTGCCGCGAGATCGCCGCCGTGCTGGAGATTCCCCTCGGCACGGTCCTCTCCCGCCTCCACACCGCCCGCGAGCGCCTGCGAAAGGAACTCACCGATGACCACGCCCTGTAA
- a CDS encoding endonuclease domain-containing protein: protein MRDVARRLRHEATDAERVLWELLRGRRCFGYRFLRQRALGVYVVDFYCPALHLAVEVDGGVHEQEGVWQRDAHREAWLLERGVTVVHLTNEEVFAGESEALYRQLLLAVGKYV from the coding sequence ATGCGCGATGTGGCTCGTCGCCTGCGACATGAGGCAACCGATGCGGAGCGGGTGCTGTGGGAGCTCCTGCGCGGACGACGTTGCTTTGGCTACCGTTTTCTGCGCCAGCGTGCCCTTGGTGTGTATGTGGTGGACTTTTACTGCCCCGCACTTCACCTTGCGGTCGAGGTGGACGGGGGAGTGCACGAGCAAGAAGGCGTCTGGCAGAGGGACGCACACCGGGAGGCATGGCTCCTGGAGCGAGGAGTGACCGTGGTACACCTCACAAATGAGGAGGTTTTTGCGGGGGAGTCCGAGGCTCTCTACCGACAGCTGTTACTGGCGGTTGGAAAGTATGTTTAG
- a CDS encoding CHAT domain-containing protein: MDDTTMLNRRQLIASVGLFLSARPRGFAQDTPPASALAKPVVEALTRSAEQLSTRKFAGAVSALEKAQKELGAKLTDDEKRALAVGLADAHFAWGLESQRQGRWQEALTHYQAAYALDKTYREQDAAADLHNLGVVSTFLGEPAKALEFYNQALPLRRSTGDQAGEARTLNNLGKLYEDRGELPRALEFYNQALPLRKASGDRAGEARTLGSLFALWQSPRFGQRSLAVALVYGKQAGNLYLSLPEGIRSLDRGTAKNPVLTIEGTFRLLAESLFTLDRSQEALQVLEQVKTEQYLTLFPSERKSLVVEPKTLAFTQREQVATSRLSGISERLSQVATELAPLAKKTKRTPDETLQHTQLTQLFATTRERFLQALEELNDEFRQPGVQQERVDAIPEVISIQTLLKALEPGHVALYTFVGDEALFVLLVTPETVTLHKSAIKAAELKKLVQQFRWLLQTPSLDPRPAGKALYELFLAPFENTLSTAKHLLLTLDQSLPAIPFAALYDGTRYALERWSTSLLTPASPTSLLQPVTAERCLAVGVSEGTGTTIPLAGVAQEVQALGQPALLNVDFTEERWLENLQKERLDICHVASPFNLVGPEGEWGLLLADGKKLSLEQLRLLPADPLSSLSLLTFSTFQTPAQDTERSQGAIESIAQLAQSKGVAAVLTNVWSVSDSITSALMVDFYRRWRRNTTKSLALRDAQLAVLRGETKPGAQLRTGPMGRLPTLTAPAYPALERRLHPFYWAGFALYGNPR; encoded by the coding sequence ATGGACGATACAACCATGCTCAACCGACGTCAGCTAATCGCCTCTGTGGGCCTCTTTTTGAGTGCTCGTCCGCGTGGCTTTGCGCAGGATACCCCACCCGCCAGTGCGCTCGCTAAGCCCGTGGTGGAGGCGCTCACCCGCTCGGCGGAGCAGCTCTCGACGCGCAAGTTCGCGGGGGCGGTCTCCGCGCTGGAGAAGGCCCAGAAAGAGCTTGGGGCCAAGCTCACCGACGACGAAAAGCGGGCGCTGGCGGTGGGGCTGGCCGATGCCCACTTTGCCTGGGGGCTGGAGTCGCAGAGGCAGGGACGCTGGCAAGAGGCGCTGACCCACTACCAGGCCGCCTATGCGCTGGACAAGACCTACCGCGAGCAAGACGCCGCCGCGGACCTGCACAACCTGGGCGTGGTCTCCACGTTTCTGGGCGAGCCCGCCAAGGCGCTGGAGTTCTACAACCAGGCGCTGCCTTTGCGTCGGTCCACGGGCGATCAGGCGGGCGAGGCCAGGACCCTCAACAACCTCGGGAAGCTCTACGAGGATCGGGGGGAGCTACCGCGGGCGCTGGAGTTCTACAACCAGGCACTGCCCCTGCGCAAGGCCTCAGGCGACCGGGCGGGCGAGGCGCGGACCCTGGGGAGCCTGTTTGCGCTCTGGCAGTCGCCCCGCTTTGGGCAGCGGAGCCTTGCGGTGGCCTTGGTCTATGGCAAGCAAGCGGGCAACCTCTACCTGAGCCTCCCCGAGGGGATTCGCTCGCTGGACCGGGGGACCGCTAAGAACCCGGTGCTCACGATCGAGGGGACCTTTCGCCTGCTTGCGGAGTCTTTGTTTACCCTGGACCGTAGCCAGGAAGCGCTGCAAGTCCTGGAGCAGGTCAAGACCGAGCAGTACCTGACCCTCTTTCCCAGCGAGCGCAAGAGTCTTGTCGTGGAGCCTAAGACCCTGGCCTTCACCCAGCGCGAGCAGGTGGCGACCTCGCGCCTGAGTGGGATCAGCGAGAGGCTCTCCCAAGTGGCGACCGAGCTGGCTCCGCTGGCGAAAAAGACAAAGCGCACGCCCGACGAGACCCTGCAGCACACCCAGCTGACCCAGCTCTTTGCCACGACACGCGAGCGTTTCCTGCAGGCCCTCGAAGAGCTCAACGACGAGTTCCGCCAGCCCGGAGTCCAGCAGGAGCGTGTCGATGCCATCCCCGAGGTGATCTCGATCCAGACCCTGCTGAAGGCGCTGGAGCCAGGGCATGTCGCGCTCTACACGTTTGTGGGCGATGAGGCCCTCTTTGTGCTCCTGGTGACCCCCGAGACCGTGACCCTGCACAAATCCGCGATCAAGGCTGCCGAGCTGAAGAAGCTAGTGCAGCAGTTCCGCTGGCTCCTCCAGACCCCGAGCCTGGACCCGCGGCCGGCTGGGAAGGCGCTCTATGAGCTCTTCCTGGCGCCGTTTGAGAACACACTGAGCACGGCAAAGCACCTGCTCCTGACCCTCGACCAGAGCCTGCCGGCGATCCCCTTTGCCGCGCTCTACGATGGCACCCGCTACGCTCTGGAGCGCTGGAGCACGAGCCTGTTGACGCCGGCCAGCCCCACCAGCCTGCTCCAGCCCGTGACCGCGGAGCGGTGCCTTGCCGTGGGGGTGAGCGAGGGGACGGGCACGACGATTCCGCTGGCGGGGGTGGCCCAGGAGGTGCAGGCACTCGGGCAGCCGGCACTGCTCAATGTGGACTTTACAGAGGAGCGCTGGCTGGAGAACCTGCAGAAAGAGAGGCTGGACATCTGCCACGTGGCGAGCCCCTTCAACCTTGTCGGCCCGGAGGGCGAGTGGGGCCTCCTGCTCGCCGATGGCAAGAAGCTCTCCTTGGAGCAGCTCCGGCTCCTCCCGGCGGACCCACTCTCTAGCCTGAGCCTGCTGACCTTCTCGACCTTCCAGACACCGGCCCAAGACACCGAGCGTAGCCAAGGAGCGATCGAGAGTATCGCGCAGCTTGCCCAGAGCAAGGGGGTCGCGGCGGTGCTGACCAACGTCTGGAGCGTGAGCGACTCGATCACGAGCGCCCTGATGGTGGACTTCTACCGGCGCTGGCGGCGCAACACCACCAAGTCCCTGGCCCTGCGCGATGCGCAGCTGGCGGTGCTCCGCGGTGAGACAAAACCGGGTGCCCAGCTCCGTACGGGGCCGATGGGGCGGCTTCCGACCCTCACCGCGCCGGCCTACCCCGCCTTGGAGCGCCGGCTCCACCCGTTCTACTGGGCGGGGTTCGCCCTCTACGGCAACCCACGCTAG
- a CDS encoding beta-galactosidase → MQQTPQSDRYTTILWVGGSEAKRPEKFPLFVQRLKEMGINTGMVTGDEDPTRWVKAGMPYYVENVVNRGLCLKFSSRVTDWDKFVTQWVKDGRPEAAFVRDYCLDDPAWRQEAAKKMQAAVAVHKANKPALYDIRDELSTTISANPFDYDFSPRSLAGFRTWLQTQYASVAALNAQWQTSFATWDAVLPFSTDKIKNRMGGGGPEPRGKPDWGEVQALKFAPATAQKDPTRWNFSPWCDFRTYMDIALTRALSEIRDAAKATDPSARVGIEGTQMPSAFGGYDLARLATALDWVEPYDIGNAREIFGSFMPGKPMLTTVGEADARAAQRRLWHLLLQGDTGCIIWWSEDCLDFSKDDWPLTKRAQALAPVLKELQGPVATRFRKATRTTDPIYIHYSQPSIQVAWLLESTVDGSTWHRRFSSYEAQNNQHAKVRAAWLGALHDLGYTPQFTADLAALPANATVILPHSYALTDTERKALSRFKTVLTSGPVGVFDGHGKLTDGYSGPMKAFAQPPTPDELARLLPPPSVQVRPSDHVRVHRYTSGSERLLAFERGVRYQMSESLQQAGGNEALEKPIDVVVTLDKPGLVTDLASGKSLGRTATLRFTLDPWKPSLFSVR, encoded by the coding sequence ATGCAACAGACACCGCAGTCGGATAGGTACACGACCATTCTCTGGGTCGGGGGCTCGGAGGCCAAGCGCCCGGAGAAGTTTCCGCTCTTTGTGCAGCGCCTCAAGGAGATGGGCATCAACACCGGGATGGTCACGGGCGACGAAGACCCGACGCGCTGGGTCAAAGCCGGGATGCCCTACTATGTCGAGAATGTGGTCAACCGTGGCCTCTGCCTGAAGTTCAGCTCCCGTGTCACGGACTGGGACAAGTTCGTGACGCAGTGGGTCAAGGACGGCCGCCCCGAGGCGGCGTTTGTGCGGGACTACTGCCTCGACGATCCGGCGTGGCGGCAGGAGGCGGCCAAGAAGATGCAGGCGGCGGTGGCGGTGCACAAGGCCAACAAGCCCGCGCTCTACGATATCCGCGACGAGCTTTCGACCACGATCAGCGCCAACCCGTTTGACTACGACTTCTCCCCGCGCTCGCTAGCCGGCTTTCGGACGTGGCTCCAGACCCAATACGCGAGTGTCGCCGCGCTAAACGCACAGTGGCAGACAAGCTTCGCAACTTGGGATGCCGTGCTCCCCTTCTCCACCGACAAGATCAAGAACCGCATGGGCGGCGGCGGCCCCGAGCCCCGCGGTAAGCCCGACTGGGGCGAGGTGCAGGCCCTCAAGTTCGCCCCGGCGACAGCGCAGAAAGACCCGACCCGCTGGAACTTCTCGCCGTGGTGCGACTTTCGGACCTACATGGATATCGCCCTCACCCGCGCGCTCTCGGAGATTCGCGATGCCGCCAAGGCGACCGATCCGAGCGCAAGAGTCGGGATCGAGGGGACACAGATGCCCAGCGCCTTTGGCGGCTACGATCTGGCGCGGCTCGCCACGGCGCTAGACTGGGTGGAGCCCTATGATATCGGCAACGCGCGGGAGATATTTGGGAGCTTCATGCCCGGCAAGCCGATGCTCACGACAGTCGGGGAGGCGGACGCGCGCGCGGCCCAGCGGCGGCTCTGGCACCTCTTGCTCCAGGGCGACACCGGCTGCATTATCTGGTGGAGCGAGGACTGCCTTGACTTTAGCAAAGACGACTGGCCGCTCACCAAGCGCGCCCAAGCCCTCGCGCCGGTCTTAAAAGAGCTGCAAGGCCCCGTGGCGACACGCTTCCGCAAGGCGACACGCACCACCGACCCGATCTATATCCACTACTCCCAGCCCAGCATCCAGGTGGCGTGGCTCTTAGAATCTACCGTGGATGGCTCGACCTGGCACCGGCGCTTCTCCAGCTACGAGGCGCAGAACAACCAGCACGCCAAGGTCCGCGCCGCCTGGCTCGGGGCGCTCCATGACCTGGGCTACACCCCGCAGTTCACCGCCGACCTCGCCGCGCTCCCAGCCAACGCGACCGTGATCCTGCCGCACTCCTACGCCCTCACCGACACCGAGCGCAAGGCCCTCTCGCGCTTTAAGACGGTCCTGACGAGCGGCCCGGTCGGGGTGTTCGACGGTCACGGGAAGCTCACCGACGGCTACTCTGGCCCGATGAAAGCCTTCGCGCAGCCGCCCACTCCCGACGAGCTGGCGCGCCTGCTCCCGCCTCCCTCCGTGCAGGTACGCCCCAGCGACCATGTCCGTGTCCACCGCTACACCTCGGGTAGCGAGCGCCTCCTCGCCTTCGAGCGCGGTGTCCGCTACCAGATGAGCGAGTCGCTGCAGCAAGCGGGCGGCAACGAGGCGCTGGAGAAACCCATCGACGTGGTCGTCACGCTCGACAAGCCCGGCCTGGTCACCGACCTTGCCAGCGGCAAGTCACTAGGCCGCACTGCCACCCTGCGCTTCACGCTCGATCCCTGGAAGCCAAGCCTGTTCTCCGTGCGCTAG
- a CDS encoding P-II family nitrogen regulator, with protein sequence MNLVELKRITIISEALLEERLLADIRRLGARGYTVTEVRGEGSRGVRASEWEGNNIKIETIVAPEIALTILAWLSERYFVSYAVIAYQETVEVVRGEKYV encoded by the coding sequence ATGAACCTGGTTGAGTTAAAGCGCATTACCATTATCAGTGAGGCCTTGCTGGAAGAGCGGCTCCTGGCCGATATCCGTCGCCTCGGGGCGCGTGGCTACACCGTAACCGAGGTTCGCGGAGAGGGCTCACGGGGAGTGCGCGCCAGCGAGTGGGAGGGCAACAATATCAAGATCGAGACCATCGTTGCCCCGGAGATCGCCCTGACCATCCTTGCTTGGCTCTCGGAGCGCTACTTTGTCAGCTATGCCGTGATCGCCTACCAGGAGACAGTCGAGGTGGTGCGCGGCGAGAAGTATGTCTAA